The Cyanobacteria bacterium QS_8_64_29 genome segment AGTACTGGCGCGAGCCGTTTACGGTGGTGCAAATTGACGCCCACGCTGACTTGCGCGATCGCTACGAAGGCTCGCCCCACAACCATGCCTGCGTCATGCGGCGGGTTCAGGAGCTGGGCTTGCCCATCCTGCCCGTGGGCATCCGCAGCCTCTGCCGCGAGGAGGCCCAGCGGATCGCCCGGCAGCAGCTGCCGGTAGTCTGGGCGCGCGATGCGGCGGCCGGAACGGGCTGGATCGAGCGCGCGCTCGCCAGCATCGAGACCGAGCGGGTGTTTATCACCATCGACCTCGACGGGCTCGACCCGGGGCTGATGCCGGGGGTGGGGACGCCGGAACCGGGCGGTTTGGCCTGGTACCCGCTGCTGCACTTTCTGCGGCGCACCTTCGAGCGCCACACGGTCATCGGCAGCGACATCATGGAACTCGCCCCAGTGGCCGATTCAGTGGTTTCGCAGTTTAGTGCGGCCAAGCTAGCCTACAAGCTGCTGGGCTACGGCGCCTGGCAGCGGGGCTGGTAGGGGCCCCCGCCGGTGCAATTTCGTTCCGAGAGCGCGCACCGAGCTGCTATGTTATTTGGGGGTTAGCGACACGCGGGCGTGGCGGCGATCGGGGATGAGTTACCGGCGCATTTTGCTCAAGCTTAGCGGCGAAGCCCTAATGGGCGAGCGCAGCTACG includes the following:
- the speB gene encoding agmatinase codes for the protein MAHEGGGAGATAPLRVLPVPYEATTTYRPGCRGGPEALLAASDELEAYDLELEREVSWELGIHTCAPVADTRATAMAPADAMPAIREAGAQLAATVAFGVTVGGEHSVTAGLLQGYRQYWREPFTVVQIDAHADLRDRYEGSPHNHACVMRRVQELGLPILPVGIRSLCREEAQRIARQQLPVVWARDAAAGTGWIERALASIETERVFITIDLDGLDPGLMPGVGTPEPGGLAWYPLLHFLRRTFERHTVIGSDIMELAPVADSVVSQFSAAKLAYKLLGYGAWQRGW